From Streptomyces zhihengii, the proteins below share one genomic window:
- a CDS encoding HAD-IA family hydrolase, which translates to MQATPPVLTARAVLLDMDGTIVNSDAVVERCWRAWALRQGLDPVEVLKVVHGRQGHATMAILLPDRPAEQNHADNRELLAQETADVEGVVPVGGAPAFMAAVAGLPHALVTSADAALATARMNAAGLPMPAVRVTAESVGASKPDPEGFLKGAAELGYAPADCVAFEDSEAGIAAARAAGMRVVGVGPRAAAFAPDLHVTDLDGLRLTAHADGTLELRAA; encoded by the coding sequence ATGCAGGCCACCCCGCCCGTTCTCACCGCCCGGGCCGTCCTTCTCGACATGGACGGCACCATCGTCAACTCCGACGCGGTGGTGGAACGCTGCTGGCGGGCGTGGGCGCTGCGGCAGGGGCTCGACCCCGTCGAGGTGCTGAAGGTCGTCCACGGCCGGCAGGGCCACGCCACGATGGCGATCCTGCTCCCGGACCGCCCCGCCGAGCAGAACCACGCCGACAACCGGGAGCTCCTCGCCCAGGAGACCGCCGACGTCGAGGGCGTCGTGCCCGTCGGCGGCGCCCCCGCCTTCATGGCGGCCGTCGCCGGGCTGCCGCACGCGCTGGTGACCTCGGCGGACGCCGCCCTCGCCACCGCCCGGATGAACGCGGCCGGTCTGCCCATGCCGGCGGTGCGGGTCACCGCCGAGAGCGTGGGCGCCAGCAAGCCGGACCCGGAGGGCTTCCTCAAGGGCGCCGCCGAGCTCGGGTACGCCCCGGCCGACTGCGTCGCCTTCGAGGACTCCGAGGCGGGCATCGCGGCGGCCCGCGCGGCCGGGATGCGCGTGGTCGGCGTGGGCCCCCGCGCCGCCGCGTTCGCCCCCGACCTGCACGTCACGGACCTGGACGGCCTGCGCCTGACCGCCCACGCGGACGGCACCCTCGAACTGCGCGCCGCCTAG
- a CDS encoding peptidoglycan-binding domain-containing protein, with protein sequence MALAAVAALAVAGTAAYASGLFDGDEGRDRDRVSMPDRETAPSLDVGPDAPLEPPSPTGSPSASPSRTAKPSPSASASASPSASASASRSAPATSAPAAPPPPVPTATATGTVSQEPPENGQGTLRMGDSGSEVRELQLRLQEIWLYSRDWQTDGVFDAKLVNSVKIFQWDRGIKGDPLGVYGPQTRRALEEETREPRRR encoded by the coding sequence GTGGCGCTCGCCGCGGTCGCCGCCCTCGCGGTGGCGGGCACGGCGGCCTACGCCTCCGGGCTGTTCGACGGGGACGAGGGCAGGGACCGGGACCGGGTGTCCATGCCGGACCGGGAGACCGCTCCGAGCCTCGACGTGGGCCCGGACGCCCCGCTGGAGCCGCCGTCGCCGACCGGCTCGCCCTCGGCCTCGCCGTCCCGGACGGCGAAGCCCTCGCCCTCCGCGTCCGCCTCCGCCTCGCCGTCGGCCTCCGCGTCGGCGTCCCGGTCCGCCCCGGCCACCAGCGCGCCCGCGGCCCCGCCGCCGCCCGTGCCGACGGCGACGGCCACCGGCACGGTGTCGCAGGAGCCCCCGGAGAACGGCCAGGGCACGCTGCGGATGGGCGACAGCGGTTCCGAGGTGCGGGAACTGCAGCTGCGGCTCCAGGAGATCTGGCTCTACTCGCGGGACTGGCAGACCGACGGCGTCTTCGACGCGAAGCTGGTGAACTCGGTCAAGATCTTCCAGTGGGACCGCGGCATCAAGGGCGATCCGCTCGGCGTCTACGGGCCGCAGACCCGGCGCGCGCTGGAGGAGGAGACGAGGGAGCCGCGCCGGCGGTAG
- a CDS encoding MDR family MFS transporter — MAQDVSSAPAPPAPGEGHSRRAVLVAIGALLLGMLLAALDQTIVATALPTIVSELGGMDHLSWVVTAYLLASTAATPLWGKLGDQYGRKKLFQAAIVIFLIGSALCGMAQNMPQLIGFRALQGLGGGGLMVLSMAIVGDLVPPRERGRYQGLFGAVFGATSVLGPLLGGFFTEHLNWRWVFYINLPIGVVALLVIAAVLHIPVRSQRHTIDYLGTFLIASVATCLVLVASLGGTTWAWGSPQIIGLALLGAVLLVAFVAVERRAAEPVLPLKLFRIRTFSLVAVISFIIGFAMFGAMTYLPTFLQVVRDVSPTMSGVHMLPMVFGMLLTSTLSGQLVSRTGRWKVFPIAGTAVTAIGLLLLHLLTENSSDWQLSLCFLVFGAGLGLVMQVLVLVVQNAVSYEDLGVATSGATFFRSIGASFGVAIFGTVFTNRLETKLTDALAGQQVPPGADASALAADPRAIAELPAELRPSVLHAYATSITDVFLYAVPVVVLAFVVAWFLKEDKLRGSVTAPDTSQTLASNPVERSSHDEVARALSVLGSRDGRKRIYEKITARAGYDDMLPAAGWLLLRIRRHGVVEPARLAEQTPVPLRAVTEAARQIEGRGLARREGLDLMLTDEGALAAARLSDAREESLAELLGDWWGPDRPTDLIQLVRELNAELCGSDAEGPHDHVRQDHERPAVEYPHRG; from the coding sequence ATGGCCCAGGACGTCAGCTCCGCACCGGCACCGCCGGCCCCCGGCGAAGGACACAGCCGGCGGGCCGTACTCGTCGCCATCGGCGCCCTGCTGCTGGGCATGCTGCTCGCCGCGCTCGACCAGACGATCGTCGCCACCGCGCTGCCGACGATCGTCAGCGAACTCGGCGGCATGGACCACCTCTCCTGGGTGGTGACCGCCTACCTGCTGGCGTCCACCGCGGCGACCCCGCTGTGGGGCAAACTCGGCGACCAGTACGGGCGCAAGAAGCTCTTCCAGGCCGCCATCGTCATCTTCCTCATCGGCTCCGCCCTGTGCGGCATGGCGCAGAACATGCCGCAGCTCATCGGCTTCCGCGCCCTCCAGGGCCTCGGCGGCGGCGGTCTGATGGTGCTGTCCATGGCGATCGTCGGCGACCTCGTACCGCCCCGCGAACGCGGCCGCTACCAGGGCCTGTTCGGTGCCGTGTTCGGCGCGACCAGTGTGCTCGGGCCGCTGCTCGGCGGCTTCTTCACCGAGCACCTCAACTGGCGCTGGGTGTTCTACATCAACCTGCCCATCGGCGTCGTGGCCCTGCTCGTCATCGCCGCGGTCCTCCACATCCCCGTCCGGTCCCAGCGGCACACCATCGACTACCTCGGCACGTTCCTCATCGCCTCCGTCGCCACCTGCCTGGTCCTCGTCGCCTCGCTCGGCGGCACGACCTGGGCCTGGGGCTCGCCGCAGATCATCGGCCTGGCCCTGCTGGGCGCGGTGCTGCTGGTCGCCTTCGTCGCCGTCGAGCGCCGGGCGGCCGAGCCGGTGCTGCCGCTGAAGCTCTTCCGGATCCGCACCTTCTCGCTCGTCGCCGTCATCAGCTTCATCATCGGCTTCGCCATGTTCGGCGCGATGACCTACCTGCCGACGTTCCTCCAGGTCGTGCGCGACGTGTCGCCGACGATGTCCGGCGTCCACATGCTGCCGATGGTGTTCGGCATGCTGCTCACCTCCACCCTGTCCGGGCAGCTCGTCAGCCGGACGGGGCGCTGGAAGGTGTTCCCGATCGCGGGCACCGCCGTCACCGCGATCGGCCTCCTCCTGCTCCACCTGCTGACCGAGAACAGCTCCGACTGGCAGCTCAGCCTCTGCTTCCTGGTCTTCGGCGCCGGACTCGGCCTGGTCATGCAGGTCCTGGTGCTCGTCGTGCAGAACGCGGTCAGCTACGAGGATCTGGGCGTGGCCACCTCGGGGGCGACGTTCTTCCGCTCCATCGGCGCCTCCTTCGGCGTCGCGATCTTCGGCACCGTCTTCACCAACCGCCTGGAGACCAAGCTCACCGACGCCCTCGCGGGCCAGCAGGTGCCACCGGGCGCGGACGCCTCCGCACTGGCCGCCGACCCCCGGGCCATCGCCGAACTGCCGGCCGAGCTGCGGCCGTCCGTCCTGCACGCCTACGCGACGTCCATCACGGACGTCTTCCTGTACGCGGTGCCGGTCGTCGTCCTCGCCTTCGTGGTCGCCTGGTTCCTCAAGGAGGACAAGCTGCGCGGCTCGGTCACCGCGCCCGACACCAGCCAGACCCTGGCCTCCAACCCGGTCGAGCGCTCCTCGCACGACGAGGTCGCGCGCGCCCTGTCCGTCCTCGGCTCCCGCGACGGCCGCAAGCGGATCTACGAGAAGATCACCGCGCGCGCCGGGTACGACGACATGCTCCCGGCGGCCGGCTGGCTGCTGCTGCGCATCCGGCGCCACGGTGTCGTCGAACCGGCCCGCCTCGCCGAGCAGACCCCCGTGCCGCTGCGCGCCGTTACCGAGGCCGCCCGGCAGATCGAGGGCCGCGGGCTGGCCCGGCGCGAGGGGCTCGACCTGATGCTCACCGACGAGGGGGCCCTGGCCGCCGCCCGGCTCTCGGACGCCCGGGAGGAGTCCCTCGCGGAGCTGCTCGGCGACTGGTGGGGACCCGACCGGCCCACCGACCTGATCCAGCTCGTGCGCGAACTCAACGCCGAACTCTGCGGCTCCGACGCGGAGGGCCCGCACGACCACGTCCGCCAGGACCACGAGCGCCCCGCCGTCGAGTACCCCCACCGGGGCTGA
- a CDS encoding GNAT family N-acetyltransferase: MSQWTFAPEPFDTADATALRRAYYGDVAGSYWRRPATEAEIDEGLTDDGAARLAAPTGRFVVGRHGGEPAACGGVLLLDGGRAELTRVFVRPGFRGRDGARLLLECLERQARGLGARRMVLNTRLDLVPARSLYVRHGYAEIPAYCTGPYMEIWYGKEL; the protein is encoded by the coding sequence ATGAGCCAGTGGACCTTCGCCCCCGAACCCTTCGACACCGCCGACGCGACCGCCCTGCGGCGCGCCTACTACGGGGACGTCGCGGGCAGTTACTGGCGGCGGCCCGCCACGGAGGCCGAGATCGACGAGGGGCTCACGGACGACGGCGCGGCGCGCCTCGCCGCGCCCACCGGGCGGTTCGTCGTGGGCCGCCACGGGGGCGAGCCCGCCGCCTGCGGCGGGGTCCTGCTGCTGGACGGCGGCCGGGCGGAGCTCACCCGGGTGTTCGTCCGGCCGGGCTTCCGGGGCCGCGACGGCGCCCGGCTGCTGCTGGAGTGCCTGGAGCGGCAGGCACGCGGCCTCGGCGCCCGCCGGATGGTCCTCAACACCCGGCTCGACCTGGTGCCGGCCCGGTCGCTGTACGTGCGCCACGGGTACGCCGAGATCCCTGCGTACTGCACGGGGCCGTACATGGAGATCTGGTACGGCAAGGAGCTGTAG